AAACTCTTCCCACGAACTATCTTGGAATGCCTTTGGATGGTAATATGAGGAAATCCAGTATGTGGGAACCTGTTGTCAAAAAAGTGGAATCCAGGCTTGCAATGTGGAAGTCAAGGCAGCTTTCAACAGGAGGAAGGTTGACTCTAATTAAATCTGTGCTATGTAGCTTACCAACTTATTTCATGTTCATCTTCAAGATACCTAAAAGAGTAGCTAAGAAGATTGAAAGGTTACAAAGAAGATTCCTTTGGGGAGACTCTGACTCAAGAAAGAAGTTACATAATATAAGCTGGGATCATGTCACAAGGCCAGCGCATAAGGGAGGTGCTGGTATAGGAGCtattttagaaaaaaacaaAGCTTTTCTTTTGAAATAGATCTGGAGATATAATGTTTCTTCTGAAAGTGAAAATCTGGGGTGGAGGAGTTTGCTGAAAGATAAATATGATCTGCCTGATTTGATTTTGGAGCCATCAAATTCTCAATTATTGTCACTCAACTGGAAGAACATCCAGAATTTATTGAAGGCTGCTGATGGGGGTATTGAAAGAGCAATTAAAGAATGTCTTGCTTTTAGTGTGGGCAATGGGGAAGTGGTTAAATTTTGGGAAGACCTTTGGGTGGGCAATTCTCCTCTCAAGGATTGTTTTCACAGGCTTCATAGATTATCAGGAGCTCATGATCAATCGGTGGAGCACTTTGGTATTTGGGATGGACAGTGTTGGAATTGGAATTTAATTTGGAGAAGAAATCTGTTTCAATGGGAAGAGGAGCAAGTTAGAGATCTTGTGAATGCCATTGGGCATATAGtaatttttcctttcaaaaaggACAGAATTATATGGAGGTTTGCAGCAGATGGGTACTTCACTGTGAAATCTTTGACCAATACGGCTGACTCCTACTCTCCTTCTGTCTTGGAGTCTTCTCTGTCTAAGGTGTGGAAGGGATGGGCTCCTCCAAAGGTAGAGTTCTTCAATTGGTTAGTTCTTAGTGGCAGGATTAATACAAGAGCAAGGCTTCACAGAATATATATTGTGGATTCCAACTTGTGTCCAATTTGTTGCTCTCATCCAGAAACAATTGACCATCTCCTTCTACATTGCAATGGAGCAAATCTCATTTGGTATAGAATAATGAATTGGTGGGGTATGGCCTGGTGTGCCCCAAAATTGGTCACCAATCTTTTTGAAGAGTGGCTTTTCTTTGCCTCTGGGAAAGATCAGAAGAAGGTTTGGTCTATCTTATTCGCAGCGGTCACTTGGACTCTATGGACAGAAAGAAATAAGGTGGTTTTCGAGGATAGTTAGTTAGAATGGGGGAATGTTCTGTATTTGATTTTCATCAGATTTGGCTTATGGCTCAAAGCGCTTAAATTACCCCTTCCTTATAGCGGTCCAGATTACATGACATCTAGTGATGGGCTAAAATTCAAATCAAACCTCAGTAAGACAGTTAGGTCTAATGTCTTCTGGATTCCACCTTCTCAGGGATTCCTTAAATGGAATACTGATGGGTCTTTTCAAAAGAATAAAGCCGGTGTAGGTGGTGTGTTAAGAGATAGTCATGGAAGATTTATTTGCATTTTTTCGGGCCTTGCAGATTCTGTTGATGCCACTGCAGCTAAAGTGAAAGCCATTAGGAGAGCCTTGGAATTATCTGTGGAGTATGAAGTTTCTGAAATGGGTAATTTGATTATTGAATCAGACTCTTTAAATTCTATCACTTGGCTTAGAAAGGCGTCTTGTAATCCTTTGAAATTAGACCAGGATTTCAATGCGATTAACAATTATCTACAAGTTCTCCCCTCAGTTACGTTTAATCACACATGGAGGGAAGCTAATAGTGTGGCTGACTCTCTGGCAAAGCAAGGAGTTGACAGAATAGAGATGATGGTGGCTTAGTTCCCTAATTCTGATTGATGTATATTCTGCCTTGTGCATGTTGGTGTATTCTTCAGGGTTTGTGGTGTTGGTGCTGCTTGGGTTTTAAGGTTCCTCTGTTGTGGCATGTTCTCATTGTTGTCCCTTAGTAGATGCTTCTCTGGAGTTACGGGGTTGTGCacttgtttggtttggtttcttgGAATTTGTGGGAGGTTAGGGTGTGAGTTGTTCTCCCTGCTTGGTGTTTCTGTGTTTGGAGGTTTTGGAGGCTTTGCAGTTTTCAATCTTTGTTGTGTTGGTTGCTCTTGTGGCTACTTGTTTGGTGTAGTTTGGAGCTTGGTTTGATTGCTTTGTTGTACGGGTTGGTTTTGTTGCTCCGTCTACTTTGTTTTGGAGATTTTGGAGGCTTTGGTGGTGTGTGCTTTGCGGGTCTTTTGGAGTCTTGTGTTTCTTTGTGGGAGGTTGGTGGAGCGATGGGGGTCTATTGACTGGGTTTCTTCTTGGTGCTGGTGCTTGGCCTCGTGCCACACACTAGCTCTCCTAACTTTATTTTTTGCTCTTGCAGGTAGTATTTTCAGATGATATTCAGTTCAATTTCCTCCTAATTAGGATTATGGTGGTCCTTGCTGCTGTTTTGGAGTACTTTTCAAGCTGTTTTTGGGGCCTTCCTATTGTTCTTGGGCCCTTCTCGTGTGGTTTTTCTTCTGGAGAGCTCTTTTGGGCTTCATGTGTCTGTTTGAAGGAAGGGCAATAGGTTTTCCTTTATCTCTGTAGCTGCATTCCATTCTCAAATCACCTTAATATTCATCACCTTGGGGTTTAAGCTAGGTGGACTACTTtgttctcttctttccttcccaCAAAATTTCCTCTATTGTACTTTATCTTTTCAAGGGGTGATAAGTTGATGTTCTTCGATCTTAAAGGCCTTTGTGGAAGTTCTTGGCATAGCTTCAATTTAGATTACTCTCTTTGGTTCTTATGGCGGGTTGTCTTTGATTGATTTTCAAGCTAATTTTCAAGGGCTCTCTGCTTCATTCTCTTTAGTTTAATGTTGGTCAAGAGATTGGACCTTCTGGTAGGTTGGGTCTTATCCTTCggttcttttttctcttctttcgtATTTCAGTAATAAAATCTTAGATTtatctaaaagaaaaaaaaaaaggaacaattgTAACCAGTATCAGACCCAGAACCCTAGATTGCGTACCactcatgttttcttttttcttttttaaaaatatatatatgaaatacttAGTTGGTTTGccacgtacatatatatatgcttaaatAAAAGGTAATTGAAAATGGTGGGGCATTAGTTCTTGATCCACGTGCACGATATCATATGGGGTTGCATACTTGCGTGGCCTATTATTTGCTATTGACCAAACTCCATGCACCAATTTACTTGGCTGACTACAATAATTTATGCAAGGAATCATTCATGAAGGGTGATGAGTTGGTTGGGGATGAAACCTTTTatagggctcaccatttggtCAACGGGTCTAGGCCCGGCCTGCTCGAAAGTAGATCGGGCCTGGGCAGTCCAGCCCGGCCCGACCCCTTAGGCAGGTCTGAGCTCCATTTTTGGAGCCGGGTCGGGCTCGAAACCCGACACTTCGAATCAATTTTGGTCCGGTCagagcccgagcccgagcccgacagtatttttatatatatatttatgtagatATAGCATGGGTCCTACCACAGTAGCTGCTTTCTATGTTTTTTAACGAAGCAGTTACCGAGCAGCGGCTTTAAATGCCGACTTTGTTTGTAATTGTTTTGCAACTACACatatactacatatttatgtagATATAGCATGGGTCCCACCACAGGATACTTGACAAAGCAATTTGTTTGGGTGATGATATGTTTGTGGTCTGGTCTCTTTTGCTTTGGTAAGATGTCCTTCTCTTGATCAAGAAAGAAATAGGCTAGAAGGTTCATTCAATTTGGTACTGCATGTTCTGGAATCAGCGTCTTTCTTTGTCTTCATCATGCATGCTATGGATGACCTTACACCTGTTTTCCAACGGTGGATAAATCACACTTCCTCATCTACACGATAAGAAAGAGCCTAAAAATGTCAAATTGATAGCgtttttgttccttttgttACTATAGTTGTGTACTATACCTCTTTTCTTTGTAATGGACAAAACCAGATTTGACCCGCAATTCTTCATGCTAGTAATAGAGAGAACTAATATTAGGTAAATAATATTAGTTCTCTTAAAAATCAAGTTTGAATTCTAACAAGATGAGAGTGTGACAGTGAAAAGGAACACTTGTAACAAAATCTTGCACCACCGCGCCGGAAGCATAACTAAACAAGGTAGAGCTAGGATCAATGGTACGGTGGAACAGTTGATTGAACAGATaaatatcaagaaaacaaatgaaaatcatGTTGGTAAGAGATGCAGAAATCCTATGTCCAGAACAAATGAAGAGTTCTTCTTGTCATCACTAAACAAAACACTCCAGAAGAAGGGACCTTTGTGAAACCCAATAATGCCTACACCAACCCCTGTACGTATGAGATCTATTTAATTCTCAGAAGAGATAAAGTTGAATTATCTTTAACAAGAGCGAGCTAGAGAGAAAGCTAGTGATGGCTCGAGATACTTGGATTGACAACCCATGCCGAAAGTGGGTAGCTCTACACCATAATTGGGAGCAAAAATTTCGTTGAAATTACAGCAGTACTGTTGCCGGTGCAGTTGTCCTTGCATAGTTCAAAATATTGCACCCAAGACCAAGACTAAGACTATCCTTCAGTGCCGGGACCCAtgctatatatacataaatatgcatatatatatatatatatgtccataTTGAAAGAGAAATTGCTTTTGCATGTGCGGTATGTATTCATATAATAGTTTTCCTTCTCGTGGACCTGGTTCACATTTATCTAATTATTTGTCTATTTTGAATTTAAGGGTTGATGTGAagcagaggagagagagagggacatGGTCACATGGCGTTCTCGGCTCCTAATTGGTCTAAATTTGTACGGAAGATGTAGATTTGTTGCTGTCATTGTACTACGTCACACttctcttttctcctttttattgttttaaactttaaagctcttatttttatttttatttttttatttctacaCATCCCATCCCATGCCCCAAATTCTCTAAAATTATTATGTTGTCTAATCTCCAATCTCACACATGTAATTATAGCATacattttaagaaaataattatgaaCCGCATCATCATCACTTTCCACTAGGTCGCATACGCATTGTTCTCGCAATAAAGTTACTAGTGTCTCTTTACCAAAAAAAGTAAGGTTGTCATGATCTTCGATTCCAATCACAAACGCGTTGAGACTCTAGTTAGGTATAATTCTAACAATATTATTAATCTCTAGTTACCTTTTGATGTTGGGGTTTATTTACCTATTACATATGAAGAATCTAGATTGACTTAAACACAAATCATGGTTGTGCACATCGTCAAACAAAGTTATATATCTCGCACTTTCGATCCATAGAAAGACAACCTACAAGCTTAGCCTTGCATTCATTCTTACTATAACCACGATGACTGACGAGAGTCTTCGCCTgtgtaataaatttattaaaccttccacatataaaaaaatatatttgtgcaTCCCATTACTCTTCTTTGTTATTGATCTCCTCTTAACAGAAAACCCATTAACTTGTCCATAATCCTTGTAAAAATTGAACGTGTCATCAACTTAATCAAATAGCGTCCCATCAACCTACACATTTGATGCAAAAATCTCGATATTGTCATCTATGTTGTCCATTTGATCTACGATGATTTTGCTATCAACTTCATAGATGCCCTCCATATTTTCACTACATCTAATTATAAGAACAGTGACAATTATCAGGAAATATATTAAACAACAACTTAATTTAATGAATATGAAGCATTGTTTAATTACACTGTCTCTTAAGCAATGCAATTAAACTATGCAATCTAAAATAAATGTTATGAGTACAAAACGTTTATCAATAATCACTCATATTGATAAAAGTAAAAGTGTACACCATCATATAAAAATAAGGTTCAAAGAATTTGCCTATACATATTAGTATGTGTGAATAAGATTTATTCCATTAAAGACAAAATATTTCAAACTTCTTTTTTATTGATCATACAACCCTCAACTATTATTTTActtctaaatttcaacaatcaaatatttCTCTGATGTTTAGATGTTTGAAaagtcataactcactcgtttgaacTCTGATTGATCATATTTTTTTGGCTATGGAAAGAAGATTTGAATATCCACATAATTGTGTCTAGTATATTTTTCTAGATTCGAatattttaaaggtcaaatcgaGACTCAAAGTTTGTGCATCGAAATTGTGTTTTCGACATTAGTGTATTCGACATCAATGAGGTCAGATAGTCATAACACACTCGTTTGAATATTGATTGAGAAGACTTTTGTGACATTCTAAAGGAGACTCAAAGATTCATATATTTGTGTCTAATATTCATTTGGATATGTGAACATTTTAGGGGTCAAAATATAGGTTCAAAGTTTACAAATGAGAGTTGTATTTCTAACATCAGTGTGTTTGACGTCAATGTATTCGgacagtcataactcactcgATTGAGCTCTGATTGAGACGATTTTTATGGTTTatgatttgtgaaattttaaacatacaatgcaaataaataatatGCAGCGCAGATAAATAATATGTAATGCAGATAAATAAACATGCAgtgcaaataaatttatatgcaatgtGTAGATAAATGAAATTTACATGcgatatttttttcaaattatatcGATAAGCGatattgttagaaagagtttttcaCGCTGATtgagaatatgtaatttttttaaaattccgtCATGTATTTTGAGTGATAAAtcgttttgaaatttcatttttttaaaaaaaagtttaaactaATAATGTCATACGTGTGAAGAAAATGTGGGAAAGAGAGGTGCTCATGTTACATGCATATAAAAAGTCCAAAGATTATTGATGAGTCatgtatataattaaataattttatcaaaagaaaggagACATCTATGTTATTTAATCAACTCTATTATGATTAATTTGAACAAGTCTTTCTAGGGGTAGGTGAGATGAATCAATTAAAAGCAGCACATGCATATAAAAAGTCCAAGATTATCGATGAAGTCAGCAATCACCTCCATGCATCCGTCATCCATTTGCTACATTTACACAAAATGTggtgatgacatgaatttcaACTTACATCCACACGTGTCATCATCAGGTGGCTCTCTTATGTCAAATTCGGTTAACTAGTATAAACTAATTTTATGAACTTACTTTTCAACCATAAATACGATGGATATCACAAAAAATTTGTGCTCtccatttttatatatatatatatgagactctttttaatttttactcaaTTTTATACCTGGCGGCTACAATCAGTGCTCTTCTTCCGATCTAGTTGGTGCTTCAGGTCCACAGCAGCCATGGCTGAGCCAAACGTCTGTGCTAGCTTACTATCTATCTAGCTATCACTTCAATTCTAATTGTGATTCTTATTGCTCTAAATGTCACAATTATAtggccttttttttctttttcttgcctGCAAATGAccgtcactttttttttcaggtTACAACGATGGTGATAAAGGTGGATCTTCAATGTGAAAAATGCtacaagaaaatcaagaaagtgcTCTGCAAATTCCCTCGTGAGTCTCTCTGTTCTAAATtctaactaatatatatataagacttCAACTAATTTTCTGTATTGAAAATGTCTGAGTtatctatgtgtgtgtgtggattgATTTTTGCGAACAAGAGAAATTCGAGACCAGGTATACGATGAGAAGAAGAACACTGTGACAATCAAGGTGGCAGGTTGCAATCCTGAGAAGATCAAGCAGAAGATATGCTGCAAAGGAGGTGAATGTGTCATagacattcaaattcaaaagcccaaaccaccaccaccaccggatCCCAAACCACCAGCTCCGTGTTGCCCACCACTAATAGTGGCTTTCCCAATACCGGTAGCGGCTTTCCCAACTGGGGTGTGTTGTAGGGAGTGTTATGGTCCACATGGATATCCACCGCCGTGTTTTTGTGGCGGCAATTGTGCAACATCACGTTATTACGTCAACAGACGTGATAATTGTATCTGTGAAGAAAACCCCTATGCCTGCTCAATCATGTAACATGTACGTacaacctcctcctcctcctccttcttcttttgttatttGTCAATAATACAGAAAATACTATTGCGGGGTTAAGGATATTGTTAAGATTGATTGATAGTACGAGAAAATAAATTGTATGAATATGATCGAAACCTAACTCGACATGACTGCATGGGGTTGGAAGAAGATTGgctttaatttttcttgttaGATACGTTACGTTGCCAAACATGACAGATTACgttacttctcttcttcttgttttaatCTTGCAGGTGAGAAAGATGTGAGAGGTGACCAGCATGAGATGTATGAGACGTTACCTGTGTACCTAAAGAGAGTGGAATTAATGGGTCGTGGTTTAATTGTAAATTTCTTCTGAATTTGTGTGTGTTTGAATGTGTTGGTGAAGGTGTTTGGAGATTATGTTATATATATCTATGAGAAATGCTATCAAGTGTGTATAGAGTATTGGATAAATAATGTAAAAATGATTCgaagtttcaaaaaaaaaactgtattagaatctgtattttaagtttaaaaaattaagtgagAACAAGTGCATTAGTATCTCTATTCAACAATAACTGtattaatattttcattttaaatctttacatcattaaaatattagtttttttaaaattttattactaCTTTTGTGGTCTTCCTCACCTTCTTTAGACCTTGGGTATAATGGGTTCGATGGAAGTACTTGAGTGGTGAGGGGAACT
This genomic window from Tripterygium wilfordii isolate XIE 37 chromosome 9, ASM1340144v1, whole genome shotgun sequence contains:
- the LOC120005316 gene encoding protein PYRICULARIA ORYZAE RESISTANCE 21 isoform X3 produces the protein MAEPNVTTMVIKVDLQCEKCYKKIKKVLCKFPQIRDQVYDEKKNTVTIKVAGCNPEKIKQKICCKGGECVIDIQIQKPKPPPPPDPKPPAPCCPPLIVAFPIPVAAFPTGVCCRECYGPHGYPPPCFCGGNCATSRYYVNRRDNCICEENPYACSIM